Proteins found in one Aspergillus chevalieri M1 DNA, chromosome 2, nearly complete sequence genomic segment:
- a CDS encoding uncharacterized protein (COG:S;~EggNog:ENOG410PSNT) — MGIPMYREPSSTEASKKNAIKDPSAAARSAIRRQATIRRPSRHGTFRGASHRLDRPNFVNSVFYDMLSDWNAIDRTRPSRSIGEILAREARELEDLSATPPQDESPDLLGGPTDANRREAGQRLLADAARHSQPGRRLRIPRDTMLTELINRPSPGGGPRNQQSSEHPPFTPRFAPAIAYHSAVASQPNARRSPFPRLDTPGDLGLPRVPQLRRAIEQSITDLNRPFSEPSIDGLGDRQRSLSPDDDDYAHNPWETLLTTITPDANLPSNEPSFASTASTTNASRNGTTATSTNSTQTLPSSLDSATANVHLALDPYPEFLNPCDYPTSSDSESDPELDLEGNRQARRRHAMPRPRFMDTLRQSHDINSTMSSQPPIPTISFSFSDPSTDPEFRQMRSIISRFANGDVPDHMWVAAGLPLPPSIGSRLGGGDEARDSDGVDGARRGNM; from the exons ATGGGTATTCC AATGTACCGCGAGCCCTCGTCTACCGAGGCCTCCAAGAAAAATGCGATCAAAGATCCTTCAGCTGCTGCGCGCTCGGCAATTCGTCGTCAGGCCACTATCCGCCGTCCTTCGCGCCATGGAACCTTCCGCGGCGCGTCTCACCGCTTAGATCGCCCTAATTTTGTCAATTCGGTGTTCTATGATATGTTATCAGATTGGAATGCTATTGATCGCACGCGCCCCAGCCGGAGCATAGGCGAAATTCTTGCGCGTGAAGCGAGAGAATTGGAAGATCTGTCGGCAACACCACCACAGGACGAGTCGCCGGATTTACTTGGTGGTCCTACAGATGCGAATAGACGGGAAGCTGGTCAGCGCTTGCTTGCTGATGCTGCCCGTCATAGCCAGCCTGGCCGGCGATTAAGGATCCCTCGCGATACCATGTTGACTGAGCTGATCAATCGTCCGTCGCCCGGAGGTGGCCCAAGAAATCAACAGAGCTCGGAACACCCGCCCTTTACACCGCGATTTGCTCCTGCTATAGCATACCATAGTGCCGTTGCGTCACAACCTAACGCCCGTCGTTCCCCTTTCCCCAGATTGGATACACCAGGGGATCTGGGACTGCCAAGAGTCCCGCAATTGCGGAGAGCAATCGAACAGTCAATCACTGATTTAAACCGGCCATTTAGTGAGCCTTCTATTGATGGCCTTGGAGATCGCCAGCGAAGTTTGAgtcctgatgatgatgattatgCACACAACCCATGGGAGACGCTTCTTACGACCATCACGCCTGATGCCAACCTTCCCAGCAACGAGCCCTCATTCGCATCGACAGCTTCTACCACCAATGCGTCAAGAAATGGAACCACGGCAACTTCAACCAACTCGACGCAAACACTGCCGTCTAGTCTGGATTCCGCTACCGCGAATGTTCACCTTGCTCTCGACCCCTATCCAGAATTTCTGAACCCTTGTGACTATCCGACATCGTCAGACTCCGAATCTGACCCGGAACTTGATCTCGAGGGAAACCGTCAGGCACGCCGCCGACACGCTATGCCTCGACCCCGGTTCATGGATACCCTTCGGCAGTCACACGACATCAACTCGACTATGAGCAGCCAACCGCCGATCCCTACTATCTCATTTTCTTTCTCCGACCCGTCGACGGATCCGGAATTTCGCCAAATGCGGAGTATCATTAGCCGGTTTGCTAACGGAGATGTTCCGGATCACATGTGGGTCGCTGCTGGGTTGCCTCTGCCTCCCAGCATCGGTTCAAGACTCGGCGGGGGGGATGAGGCGCGCGACTCTGACGGAGTTGATGGTGCACGCCGGGGTAACATGTGA
- the ISU1 gene encoding putative iron-sulfur cofactor synthesis protein (Isu1) (COG:C;~EggNog:ENOG410PNQY;~InterPro:IPR002871,IPR011339;~PFAM:PF01592;~go_function: GO:0005506 - iron ion binding [Evidence IEA];~go_function: GO:0051536 - iron-sulfur cluster binding [Evidence IEA];~go_process: GO:0016226 - iron-sulfur cluster assembly [Evidence IEA]), with product MFKRISTVVPRSFGPVVTPRITPALSGVQHTQSIFRTQLPQTRSYHEKVLDHYNNPRNVGAMKKGDGDVGTGLVGAPACGDVMKLQIKVDKDSNKISDVKFKTFGCGSAIASSSYLTELVRGMTLDEAGKIRNTEIAKELCLPPVKLHCSMLAEDAIKSAISDYYTKNPKAVKTDLGGTGAAMPDIQVEVEKTDGASATA from the exons ATGTTCAAGCGTATTTCTACCGTCGTCCCCCGCTCCTTCGGCCCCGTTGTGACGCCTCGCATCACACCCGCCCTCTCCGGTGTGCAGCATACACAATCCATTTTCCGGACACAACTCCCTCAGACAAGGAGCTACCATGAGAAAG TGCTAGACCACTACAACAACCCCCGCAATGTCGGCGCCATGAAGAAGGGTGATGGTGACGTTGGCACCGGTCTCGTCGGCGCCCCCGCTTGTGGCGATGTCATGAAGCTCCAGATCAAGGTTGACAAGGACTCCAACAAGATCAGCGATGTCAAGTTCAAGACTTTCGGTTGCGGGAGTGCCATTGCTAGCTCGAGTTATCTGACCGAGTTGGTCCGTGGGATGACCCTCGATGAGGCGGGTAAAATTCGCAACACTGAGATTGCCAAGGAGCTTTGCCTTCCTCCTGTGAAGT TGCATTGCTCGATGCTTGCCGAGGATGCCATCAAGTCTGCCATCTCCGACTACTACACCAAGAACCCCAAGGCCGTCAAGACTGACCTTGGTGGTACCGGCGCCGCCATGCCTGACATCCAGGTTGAAGTCGAGAAGACTGACGGTGCTTCCGCTACCGCttaa
- a CDS encoding ABC1 kinase family protein (BUSCO:EOG09261JCQ;~COG:S;~EggNog:ENOG410PI67;~InterPro:IPR011009,IPR004147;~PFAM:PF03109), translated as MSKPVLSPKVLLKEVHLYGWVCSSYRVTLKQETSPEEHNEIIKACHKRCAERTLRVLEKNGSIFIKLGQHLSSMGYLLPLEWTTTFIPLQDKCPVSSIESIEEMFVADTGCPIDEIFSSFDSEPIGAASLAQVHIGTLRESGQKVAVKVQHPALAEWVPLDLALTRFTFAMLKRFFPEYDLEWLSREMDFSLPVELDFRCEAENATRASDYFKKHSDAPLIIPKVMWAQKRILVMDFISGRRPDDLPFLDANNIDRDEVSATLAHIFNEMIFGDNAPLHCDPHGGNIAIRPNPNPSGRQNFEIILYDHGLYREIPRDLRRNYAKLWLAVIEADEGRMREYARKVAGVTDEQFPLFASAITGRDYKVLTQRNVTSSRTADEKENISGALGEGMLQQLVELLGQVPRIILLILKTNDLTRNLDENLHTRQGPLRTFLILARYATRTVYEEQLENIRESAGGLLRPLNFLRFLVAWVGFLRVELKLSVYETLLSVKSRFGLL; from the exons ATGAGTAAGCCCGTTCTTTCCCCCAAGGTACTACTAAAGGAAGTGCACTTATACGGTTGGGTCTGCTCTAGTTATCGGGTTACGCTGAAGCAAGAAACCTCGCCGGAAGAACACAATGAGATCATCAAGGCTTGTCACAAGCGTTGTGCGGAACGGACGCTACGCGTGCTCGAGAAGAATGGGTCTATCTTTATCAAGCTGGGGCAGCATTTGAGTAGCATGGGTTATCTGCTTCCGCTTGAGTGGACGACGACTTTCATTCCGCTGCAGGATAAATGCCCCGTTTCGTCAATCGAATCTATTGAAGAAATGTTCGTCGCCGATACCGGCTGCCCCATCGATGAGATCTTTTCGTCCTTCGACTCAGAGCCCATTGGCGCTGCTTCCCTGGCGCAGGTGCATATCGGTACGCTTAGGGAATCGGGACAGAAGGTTGCTGTGAAGGTGCAGCATCCGGCGTTAGCGGAGTGGGTACCATTGGATCTGGCGTTAACGAGGTTTACATTTGCTATGTTGAAGCGGTTCTTTCCGGAATATGATCTTGAGTGGTTATCGAGGGAGATGGACTTTTCGCTGCCGGTGGAGTTGGATTTCCGATGTGAGGCGGAGAATGCTACCAGAGCAAGTGACTACTTCAAGAAACATTCTGATGCGCCGTTGATTATTCCAAAGG TAATGTGGGCCCAAAAACGCATCCTAGtaatggacttcatctccGGCCGCCGCCCCGACGACCTTCCCTTCCTCGATGCCAACAACATCGACCGCGACGAAGTCTCCGCCACTCTTGCCCACATCTTCAACGAGATGATCTTCGGCGACAACGCGCCCCTCCACTGCGACCCCCACGGCGGCAACATCGCCATCCGCCCGAACCCCAACCCCAGCGGCCGCCAGAACTTCGAGATCATCCTCTACGACCACGGCCTGTACCGCGAGATCCCGCGGGACTTGCGCAGGAACTACGCGAAGCTGTGGCTTGCGGTCATCGAGGCTGATGAGGGGCGGATGAGGGAGTATGCGAGGAAGGTTGCGGGGGTGACGGATGAGCAGTTTCCGTTGTTTGCGAGTGCGATTACGGGGAGGGATTATAAGGTTCTTACGCAGAGGAATGTGACTTCTTCGAGGACCGCAGATGAGAAGGAGAATATCTCCGGTGCGTTGGGCGAGGGCATGTTGCAGCAGTTGGTTGAGTTATTGGGCCAGGTACCCAGAATCATTCTCCTGATTCTCAAAACTAATGATCTCA CCCGCAACCTCGACGAAAACCTACACACCCGCCAAGGCCCCCTCCGCAcattcctcatcctcgcccGCTACGCCACCCGCACCGTCTACGAGGAGCAACTCGAGAATATCCGCGAGTCGGCCGGTGGCTTGCTTCGTCCGCTGAACTTCCTGCGGTTCCTGGTTGCTTGGGTGGGATTCTTGCGGGTGGAATTGAAGTTGTCGGTCTATGAGACTCTGTTGTCTGTCAAGAGTCGGTTTGGGCTGTTGTAA
- the FOL3 gene encoding dihydrofolate synthase (BUSCO:EOG09260KM4;~COG:H;~EggNog:ENOG410PH84;~InterPro:IPR001645,IPR036615,IPR018109,IPR036565;~go_function: GO:0004326 - tetrahydrofolylpolyglutamate synthase activity [Evidence IEA];~go_function: GO:0005524 - ATP binding [Evidence IEA];~go_function: GO:0016874 - ligase activity [Evidence IEA];~go_process: GO:0009058 - biosynthetic process [Evidence IEA];~go_process: GO:0009396 - folic acid-containing compound biosynthetic process [Evidence IEA]) gives MIELGLSRISRLLQQTPLSWKAIHIAGTNGKGSISAYVSHLLASGGVRCGRFTSPHLIDRWDCITIDEKVVQESLFRQIEEEVKLRDQTLGFGASEFELLTATAFEIFNHERVEVGVVEVGMGGRLDATNILSDVLVSVIAKIGLDHQALLGNSIEEIAREKAGILKPHTPCVVDATNSTEVITTLESRIQELGLEGDFVHPEAVESQAPSLARIFERLDLLPHQRANMYCAVSALQLALPKVRPRLDVDTLLPHISEVKWPGRLQDIVLEPLVARKEPVLLDGAHNAQSAQVLGEYVERKLRPQQKNVTWVIAASRGKDLTELFGAFIKPGDDVATTSFGPVDGMPWVKAVDPTELATCVQSFPEIQQVKAFDKDIPAAINWASNVANGGPLVIAGSLYLASDILRLLREAQTSAGPGRGTC, from the coding sequence ATGATTGAACTCGGGCTTAGCCGCATATCGCGCCTCCTCCAGCAGACCCCTCTGTCATGGAAGGCCATCCATATCGCCGGGACTAACGGAAAAGGTTCAATCAGCGCCTATGTCTCTCATCTTCTGGCTTCTGGCGGTGTCCGCTGTGGCCGCTTTACATCTCCTCACTTAATCGACCGGTGGGATTGTATTACAATTGACGAGAAGGTCGTGCAGGAGTCGCTATTCCGGCAGATCGAGGAAGAGGTCAAGCTGCGGGATCAGACGCTGGGGTTTGGGGCAAGCGAATTCGAACTTCTGACTGCGACTGCTTTTGAGATCTTCAACCATGAGCGGGTTGAAGTTGGTGTGGTTGAGGTTGGTATGGGCGGGCGACTGGATGCGACGAATATCCTGAGCGATGTGCTGGTTTCCGTTATTGCGAAAATCGGTTTGGACCATCAAGCCCTTTTGGGAAACTCTATTGAAGAAATTGCGCGCGAGAAAGCTGGGATCCTGAAGCCTCATACTCCCTGCGTAGTTGACGCCACCAACTCCACGGAAGTTATCACGACGCTCGAAAGCCGTATACAGGAACTGGGTCTGGAAGGAGACTTTGTACACCCCGAGGCGGTCGAGAGCCAGGCTCCGTCTTTGGCTCGTATATTTGAGAGGTTGGATCTCTTGCCTCATCAACGTGCGAATATGTACTGCGCGGTCTCTGCGCTTCAGCTCGCCCTGCCGAAAGTACGCCCAAGACTCGATGTTGACACATTGCTCCCCCATATTTCGGAAGTGAAGTGGCCTGGTCGGCTACAGGACATTGTTCTCGAACCATTGGTCGCCCGCAAAGAACCTGTCTTGCTGGATGGTGCGCACAATGCTCAATCAGCCCAAGTCCTCGGAGAATACGTGGAGCGCAAACTCCGTCCCCAGCAAAAGAACGTCACTTGGGTTATCGCGGCATCACGGGGCAAGGATTTGACGGAGTTATTTGGCGCGTTCATTAAACCTGGGGATGACGTCGCAACCACATCGTTTGGCCCTGTGGACGGGATGCCGTGGGTGAAGGCAGTCGACCCTACGGAATTGGCTACGTGCGTTCAATCATTCCCGGAAATTCAACAGGTCAAAGCCTTTGACAAAGATATACCCGCTGCGATAAATTGGGCTAGCAACGTTGCTAATGGTGGTCCATTGGTGATCGCTGGTAGCCTTTATCTAGCATCGGACATCCTTCGTCTCTTGCGTGAGGCACAGACATCTGCCGGACCAGGGAGAGGAACGTGCTAG
- a CDS encoding kinase-related protein (COG:F,H;~EggNog:ENOG410Q19A;~InterPro:IPR027417) — translation MEQQVDRLLEKTWPKLRTTPDTCRLMIAISGIPGSGKTGLASMMANRINQLYSAENPGSPLVATAIPMDGYHLTRAQLAQMPDPAFAAARRGAAFTFDGEKFLRLVQALRQPLTGASQNLYAPSFDHAVKDPVENDIVIPPTCRAIFFEGNYLSLDKEPWNQAAKLMDELWFVDVDYETARKRLIRRHVQAGIAKDEAEADKRARENDLVNGKEIVDCRMNVQEIIASHYDPRWDS, via the exons ATGGAGCAACAAGTCGACAGACTACTCGAGAAAACCTGGC CAAAATTACGCACCACGCCCGATACCTGTCGGTTAATGATCGCAATCAGCGGAATCCCAGGCTCAGGCAAAACCGGCCTCGCCAGCATGATGGCCAACCGCATCAATCAACTCTACTCCGCCGAAAACCCAGGATCACCACTCGTCGCCACAGCTATCCCCATGGATGGGTATCACTTGACACGAGCACAGCTGGCGCAGATGCCAGATCCCGCGTTCGCTGCAGCTCGACGGGGTGCCGCTTTCACATTTGACGGGGAGAAATTTCTGAGGCTGGTCCAAGCTCTCCGGCAACCGCTGACAGGGGCGAGTCAGAATTTATATGCGCCGAGCTTCGATCATGCTGTGAAGGATCCGGTGGAAAATGACATTGTGATTCCACCTACATGTAGGGCGATTTTCTTTGAAGGGAATTATCTGAGTCTGGATAAAGAACCGTGGAATCAGGCTGCGAAGTTGATGGATGAACTATGGTTCGTGGATGTGGACTATGAGACGGCGAGGAAGCGCTTGATTCGGAGACATGTGCAGGCTGGTATAGCGAAGGATGAGGCGGAAGCTGATAAACGGGCAAGAGAGAATGATCTGGTCAACGGTAAAGAGATTGTGGATTGTCGGATGAATGTGCAGGAAATCATTGCCAGCCATTATGATCCCAGATGGGACTCGTGA
- a CDS encoding serine/threonine-protein kinase (COG:D;~EggNog:ENOG410PG4D;~InterPro:IPR016024,IPR011989,IPR008271,IPR017441, IPR000719,IPR011009;~PFAM:PF07714,PF00069;~go_function: GO:0004672 - protein kinase activity [Evidence IEA];~go_function: GO:0005524 - ATP binding [Evidence IEA];~go_process: GO:0006468 - protein phosphorylation [Evidence IEA]): MVSRTSELGEAPPPQRPSSRAAAVAAAAPPGTPTKPRLSRLGSSPTKREDKPRDDRGPKTSAKDVAELKDYQLGDCLGRGAFGSVYRALNWNTGETVAVKQIKLVDLPKSELRVIMLEIDLLKNLDHSNIVKYHGFVKSAETLNIILEYCENGSLHSIAKNFGRFPENLVGLYMSQVLHGLLYLHEQGVIHRDIKGANILTTKEGLVKLADFGVASRTTGLNEASVVGTPYWMAPEVIELTGATTASDIWSLGCTVIELLEGKPPYHNLQPMPALFRIVNDDHPPLPQGASPAVKDFLMQCFQKDPNLRVSAKKLLRHPWIVNARKSDSVVPNEEAVKSVQEWNEALRSPSAGTIRKHLRLDQHSTPSRYTPTKDILPTPVSSGNVADKFRSPISGEDDNWDNDFDNAISPSALHLPHLRPHDNFGGLLSSEKLKAFASLDGTMTRSGGSFEEFGEDLWRISNQSSEPDLETIRPSPQRQSTAQKLQRYQPSIHDVPILNPNPTPPARPPRPASYYKENPDEDYSDLIMANEDVLDKKLGAFQEPDGNAMLVPSPSHEMVRYQWPTTIEEDEEPPQPQLKKRISVKRHRAIEITKFAENEDDEDFSDILGPNESTLDKADSDGSSDKSTLMLTSKLSNRSWLGDQDDEDDPFAQLEEGFDEMDLEANIARDKHARLRNQVEGLVSTLKTSQDEEVLADISDQLLTVFCDLPETKNIIMSAHGLLPILEILDTCRRRDVIACLLRIVNAIIFNDYEIQENLCFVGGIPIINEFASKKYPREIRLEAAAFVQQMYQTSTLTLQMFVSAGGLNVLVEFLEDDYEDERELVLIGVNGIWSVFELQGSTPKNDFCRILSRNSVLDPLSLVLSRVLDEEGELAGIVEGRIANIFFIFSQAENHVKEMVAERTVLHRVLKELRRMTPAHQITMLKFIKNLSMLSTTLDSLQNSNAIDVLADLLRSTFKRPHFREVSNQILNTIYNMCRLNKSRQEDAALNGIVPLLQKIVKTDRPLKEFALPILCDMAHSGKVGRRELWRNKGLTFYISLLSDPYWQVTALDAIFTWLQEETAKVEEHLLENRPDRPSFTDSIVKCLTISKANAFENILEPLQKLLRLSPPIASTLARPDLFTRLGQKLHHSKAAVRLNLLRIISSICDSSEEQGGLLATYGLLGAISELENDSAILVRDMAGKLIRSSETYGLGKRKQGMRRQSTSTTSPGLLPNQSAPSTPRTSQSKGYYEGRESRHPRNALSGSALVLRPASREGGSPVLPPPGLNLNGASGAARNRLPRGMMPKRSHTDLLPEDEMRPPSSLSRRDSILYRRQRPTQGEDWVS, encoded by the exons ATGGTGTCTAGAACCAGCGAGCTGGGCgaggcaccaccaccacaacgtCCATCCTCCAGAGCAGCAGCggtagcagcagcagcaccgcCCGGGACACCAACCAAACCACGACTATCGAGACTCGGTTCCAGTCCAACCAAACGAGAGGACAAGCCTAGGGACGACAGGGGACCGAAGACGTCAGCTAAGGATGTTGCAGAACTCAAGGATTAT CAATTGGGTGACTGCTTGGGTCGAGGAGCGTTTGGGTCTGTGTACAGAGCGCTCAACTGGAATACTGGGGAGACTGTCGCGGTCAAGCAGATCAAACTGGTTGACTTGCCTAAGAGTGAATTGCGGGTGATTATG CTGGAGATTGATCTGCTGAAGAACTTAGAT cACTCCAACATTGTCAAGTACCATGGATTTGTGAAGTCTGCTGAAACCCTGAACATCATTCTTGA ATACTGCGAGAATGGCTCCCTACACTCCATCGCGAAGAACTTTGGCCGCTTCCCGGAGAATCTAGTCGGACTCTACATGTCCCAAGTCCTCCATGGACTCTTATATTTGCACGAACAGGGTGTGATACACAGAGACATTAAAGGTGCTAACATCCTCACCACCAAAGAAGGCCTAGTGAAGTTGGCAGATTTTGGTGTGGCTAGCCGCACAACCGGCCTCAACGAGGCTAGCGTTGTCGGTACCCCATATTGGATGGCACCCGAAGTAATCGAACTGACAGGTGCGACTACGGCGTCAGATATCTGGAGTCTTGGGTGCACTGTCATCGAATTGTTGGAGGGGAAGCCTCCGTACCACAATCTTCAACCTATGCCGGCTCTATTTCGCATCGTCAATGATGATCATCCTCCTTTGCCACAAGGGGCTTCCCCAGCTGTCAAAGACTTCCTTATGCAATGTTTCCAGAAAGACCCCAACCTTCGTGTGTCTGCGAAGAAGCTTCTTCGACACCCTTGGATCGTCAATGCTCGCAAATCTGATTCAGTAGTTCCCAATGAGGAGGCAGTCAAGAGCGTCCAGGAATGGAATGAAGCTCTTCGCTCGCCAAGCGCAGGTACTATACGCAAGCATTTGAGACTTGACCAACATTCAACACCTTCCCGTTATACACCAACGAAGGATATTTTACCAACTCCAGTCTCCAGTGGAAATGTTGCAGACAAGTTCCGGTCACCTATTTCTGGAGAAGACGATAACTGGGATAACGATTTTGATAATGCCATCTCCCCCAGCGCTCTGCATTTGCCTCACTTGAGACCGCATGATAATTTTGGTGGCCTGCTGTCGTCTGAGAAGCTCAAGGCATTTGCTTCCCTTGATGGGACAATGACGAGATCCGGGGGTAGTTTTGAAGAATTCGGTGAAGATCTCTGGAGAATCTCGAACCAGAGCAGTGAGCCAGACTTGGAGACTATTCGGCCGTCACCTCAGCGGCAAAGTACAGCCCAAAAGCTGCAGCGCTATCAACCCAGCATCCATGATGTCCCGATATTGAACCCGAATCCCACACCGCCGGCGCGACCCCCTCGACCAGCTTCTTACTATAAGGAGAATCCCGATGAGGATTACTCTGATCTTATCATGGCAAACGAAGACGTTTTGGATAAAAAACTTGGTGCTTTTCAA GAACCCGACGGAAATGCTATGCTTGTACCATCTCCTTCGCATGAAATGGTCCGCTATCAGTGGCCTACTACCatcgaggaagatgaagagcCTCCACAGCCCCAGTTGAAGAAACGGATCTCAGTCAAGCGTCACCGTGCCATTGAAATAACAAAATTTGCGGAGAAtgaggacgatgaggatTTTTCCGATATCTTGGGTCCTAATGAGTCGACACTGGATAAGGCTGATAGTGATGGGAGCTCAGACAAGAGCACGTTAATGCTGACGTCGAAGCTATCTAATAGATCCTGGCTCGGTGACcaggacgatgaggatgaccCGTTTGCGCAGCTCGAAGAAGGATTCGATGAAATGGACCTAGAGGCCAATATTGCACGCGACAAGCATGCTCGTCTCCGGAATCAGGTCGAGGGACTTGTTAGCACATTGAAGACCTCGCAAGATGAAGAGGTGCTGGCTGATATCTCCGATCAACTATTGACGGTGTTCTGCGATTTACCAGAAACGAAGAACATCATTATGAGTGCCCATGGGTTACTCCCAATCTTGGAAATCCTGGACACATGCCGTCGGCGTGATGTTATTGCATGTCTGCTAAGGATCGTCAACGCAATCATCTTTAATGACTACGAGATCCAGGAAAATTTGTGCTTTGTTGGAGGGATTCCAATCATTAACGAGTTTGCGTCGAAGAAGTACCCTCGTGAGATTCGACTTGAGGCAGCTGCTTTTGTGCAACAGATGTATCAGACATCCACTCTCACGTTGCAGATGTTTGTCAGTGCTGGAGGTTTGAACGTTCTGGTCGAGTTTTTGGAAGACGATTATGAAGATGAGCGTGAGCTTGTCTTGATCGGGGTAAATGGGATTTGGAGTGTTTTCGAGTTGCAGGGTTCGACTCCGAAAAACGACTTTTGCAGGATCTTGTCCCGCAACTCCGTTTTAGACCCTCTGTCTCTTGTCTTGAGCAGGGTATTGGATGAAGAGGGTGAACTGGCCGGAATTGTTGAAGGACGAATTGCAAACATCTTCTTTATCTTCTCGCAGGCTGAAAATCATGTCAAGGAGATGGTCGCTGAGCGAACAGTTCTGCATCGGGTTCTGAAAGAGTTGCGGCGCATGACTCCGGCCCATCAGATCACCATGCTGAAGTTCATTAAAAACCTGTCGATGCTCTCGACTACTCTTGATTCTCTCCAGAATTCGAATGCCATTGACGTGCTGGCAGACTTGTTGCGTTCAACCTTCAAGCGTCCCCATTTCCGAGAAGTCTCTAATCAAATATTGAATACGATCTACAACATGTGTCGACTCAATAAGTCACGACAAGAGGACGCAGCCTTGAATGGCATTGTACCTCTGCTTCAAAAGATTGTCAAGACTGACAGACCTCTGAAGGAATTCGCTCTACCGATCCTTTGCGACATGGCGCACTCCGGCAAAGTCGGTCGCCGTGAGCTGTGGCGTAACAAGGGTCTCACCTTTTACATCTCTTTACTTTCCGATCCATATTGGCAGGTTACCGCTTTGGATGCTATCTTTACCTGGCTCCAGGAAGAAACGGCAAAGGTCGAAGAGCACTTGCTGGAAAACCGCCCGGACAGGCCATCTTTTACGGACTCGATCGTCAAATGCTTGACCATTTCCAAAGCCAATGCTTTCGAGAACATCCTCGAACCTCTTCAGAAGCTCCTAAGATTAAGTCCCCCGATTGCTTCGACACTTGCACGACCAGACCTCTTCACGAGATTAGGTCAGAAACTGCACCACAGCAAAGCTGCAGTTCGATTGAACCTCCTCCGCATCATATCGAGTATTTGTGATTCCAGTGAAGAGCAAGGTGGTCTTCTTGCTACATATGGTCTGCTTGGTGCCATCAGCGAATTAGAGAATGACTCAGCCATTCTGGTCAGAGACATGGCCGGGAAACTGATCAGATCGAGCGAGACGTACGGTCTAGGTAAACGCAAACAAGGTATGAGACGCCAAAGCACATCCACCACATCACCCGGTCTTCTACCAAACCAATCCGCCCCGTCAACCCCTCGAACAAGCCAGTCGAAAGGATACTACGAAGGACGGGAGTCACGACATCCACGGAACGCTCTTAGCGGATCAGCGCTGGTATTGCGACCCGCGAGTCGGGAAGGTGGAAGCCCTGTCCTACCACCACCTGGGTTGAATCTGAATGGTGCTTCTGGGGCAGCAAGGAACAGGCTGCCTCGTGGGATGATGCCTAAGCGGTCTCATACGGACTTGTTGCCGGAAGATGAAATGCGACCTCCAAGCTCGCTATCCCGACGAGATTCGATTCTTTACCGGAGGCAACGACCTACGCAGGGAGAGGATTGGGTGTCATGA
- a CDS encoding uncharacterized protein (TransMembrane:1 (o12-32i)), which yields MNNRKTLGRPAGSLNAPIAAFTMAVLLCSYCITSIRSARRESQSTNASASQRERAEAWQQQRQQLSWVHRTLEEQRQVEQGKKG from the exons ATGAATAACAGAAAGACTCTGGGGAGGCCGGCGGGC TCCCTCAACGCCCCCATCGCCGCTTTTACAATGGCCGTCCTCCTCTGCTCCTACTGCATCACCTCCATCCGCTCCGCCCGTCGCGAGTCCCAGTCTACAAATGCCTCTGCGTCGCAACGAGAAAGAGCCGAAGcatggcagcagcagcggcaacAGCTCTCCTGGGTGCACCGGACATTGGAGGAGCAGCGTCAGGTGGAGCAGGGGAAGAAAGGCTGA